AGCATACTTATCATTAACCTGCCTGACCGAAGACAAAGGGATCACTACATCAGCTCCTTCGACTTGTTCAGTAGACTCCATCGGTCTAAAATTAACTCTAATCGACTTCTTTTTGGATTTAACCACATTAGCAAACGATAATGGTTCCCTACCTGTGTTGGTAGCCGAGTTTGACTGATCAGATGATTCTCCCTCAGCAGTAAAAGGAGAATCCATGGCCATATCCAGATCATGTATATGAGAAACATTACCTGACGAATTACCATCCGGACCCTTCTGACCAACCTTGTTCAAATTGAGAGTAGCAAAGGTTATTGGCTTAACCGGTTGTCCACCAACCGGTTTGGAAATGTTTGACAAACCATCCAGCATCGAATTACCCGATGTAGAATATAGTCCCCTTCTAAGCATCATCGGATTTCCTTCAATGTTCGTTACTCGTAAACTAATGCCACGTACAGGAGCTGTTCCAGGGGTTACATCCGACTCATCATTCACGTTGTCACCAGTGTTAGTAAAAGTCGGATATCCATCCATATCAAAATCATCAGCTCTCTCACTCATCACGTAAATCAGACAACCATGCAGCAGGGATTTCGACCACCAACCAGCAAATACCAAAGAAGaaaaacagaaaagaaaaaaCCCTAATATAGCATAAACCCTATCCCATGAATCAATTAAAATCGAATAGAGTTCTTGTTAAGTCTAGGTTTCTAACCCAACCAGAATGACCGACAAAACAATAGATCTATCCCACCAAATCAACTTCACAAGAACGGGGGGCGATTAAACGAACAAAAAAAACCCTAGATTCAACGCAATCCCTTTGCTAACGAGTTCGAATTAGAATTATTGATGAATCAACACTCTAATGATCAGACTGTTATACAAAGATCAAGCAGAAAAATCGAAGGTTGCAAAAGGTGCCAAAATCGCCATGCTAAAgagagaaattagggtttttttccGTTTGTCAATTTTACTCATTTTCTTCATTTCTCATAAATTTAACCGTCAAAATGGACTGATTTTTCAAGTATTATAGTAAACACGTTTTTAACAATGCCTCTGAAAATTCAACATAAAATTCAATCAGAATCATGTTAAAATTGGCAAAAAGACTTGGTTAATTGATGTGGGTCCTACGAAAAGAGGCGAGTCAATGACAACAAAGGCCACGACTCAGGTGACCCTCAACCCGTTTAGACTCTTATTAAGTGGTCTAGAACACTGTGTCAAGCACACGATGACGTGGACAGCGAAGTGAAGTGACGCTAATGTTGTGTCCTTTCGTTGTTACTATTACTATGTGTCGCCGATCAACATGATTTCAAAACAACAGCTACCAAACAGTATGCTTACCTGAAAACTAAATGACATTAATAGCTAACTTCCTCGCCTCTACATACCCGAGACCTCAACGACCATAGCAACAACACCCTTGTATTTCAATACCTTAAAAGGTAAGAATTTAGAAAACACAAACCACAGACAACATTATCATAATTGCAGCCCTAAACCAATATCATAGCTGCTGCAATAAAAGAAATTCGAAGTACATTACATGGAAATAAAAACCTTAAGATGCCCAAACAGAAATACAACAGCAAAAGCGTTTCCTGCTGCTGCCAATGATGGTGTACGAGTTTACTTGGGGCCAATGTCCTTAAGAGCACAAATCTGCTCCTCCCCCATCGCTGACATCACACTCACCACCAGGTCCTTACCCTCTGCAAATCCATCCTTGATCTACAAAATAACCATAACAAAGTCAGCTTCCGGAAAATACAATACAGATCCTATCTCAAAAACATGTTGACAAACCATTAATTAAATATGAAACAATTCATGTGGTCGCAGCATCTTGTTATGAGAGAGATTACAGTCTCAATCAAGATAGATGATTTGACAGATTTCGAGAATAATGAACCCAAACACCAACCATAAAGTTATTTGTGTCAATGACATCAAGAACATAACATGTAACCCATTTATCTAAACAGGCCAAACGGGTTGTAATCAGGTTAAATGGATTATAAACAGAATGGCAAGTTGTAATGAATGGGGTAGCAAAAGGATGGCGAGTTGACTTTGTAGAATGCTTTTTCCACTCTTGAACTTTAAACAGGTTGACGAGTCAAAACTGTTTAATTAAAAGGGTTTCGGCCTTTTTATTAATTAAGCGGGTTATAAATGACAACCCGAAACCGGTATACTTTCATACTGTTTCTTAGTTCGTGTCAGAAACTGCCACCCCAAAACCTATATATTTCTCCACAATCCTCATTATCAACAAATCGATGTCCACTGATTTAAATACGTTGACACATTGCACATATTTGGTGGCACGAGTCAAAAATGCAATTTTCCTAAAACCAAGAAAATAATTCTTTTTAAACCAATAGAGAAGGATAATTGAACCTTTAATGCCTTTACAAACACACTTAGTTCTCATACTTTGTCTTTTAAGAACTGAAGAATGAAATTTTTACTtcaaaagacaacaattttaatgtGGGAAAAAATAGTCGAACAACAGAAATATCTATGGCTAAAGttcataacattttttttttttttttttttgtaattttttccaAAATAAAGCATATGGTTATCGACTTAGTAATACAACAGAACATCATATATATAACAACCCCGTAAGAATTAACATAATGAAGCTGATGTATCGCATGAGCATGACATACCTGTGTCAGGAGAGCATCATCAGTTGGGAGCTTCAGATCATCCTTAGTGTTGCCATTTTCAGTCAACAAACTCACCTGAGATAATATAATAATCATAAatgttaaataataataagggcAGAATCTTAAGTATTACTAATAAAATAATTCAAAACAGATAGAATCGTACAAATCCATCCTCAGAAATATCAATTAGCTGGTAGTCAGTACGACTGACATGAGGAACCTACAAAACATATAGAATAAAAGAAGCGTTAAATTCAAGAAACGGGATAAAACTGTAAAGAAAAAAACAGAACAACAGAGATTAATTACATCACAGTTATGGGACGAGGGCACAATATCTTCAAGCTTTTTCCCATTAAAGATGTCAATTGCAACAAAGTGACACTTAGCATGACCGTGCTTGCCAGTCTTGGAGGTGGAAACTTCTACAACCTGTTACAATTCAATCACATATTCTGAGAGGATAAGTTCGACTTCACAACACATAAGTCCACGTATATCATAAATCCTTAACATCTTTAATTAATACAAATTTAATCACAGGAACAAGCAAAGCACAATGACCCTTTAACATGTTAGTTAATTTATGTATGAAACCAATATATATTATTGTTCAGGAGCATAATATTGAAAcacaaatcaaaatcaaaaactaaTAATTCACTTGTAGGGCGGTGCATCCGATTCGAGTTTTCTACAGTAACCCCTCGAAAGCACAAGCTGCGACTCAGTGAGTGTTACAATAATAATACTTTTTTAGGTTAACTAAAAAACAGTTATGTTCAAACTTCAAAGCACAAAAGTATAGATCTTTATCCCAATTTCTCTGTAATAATATCTCCTAGTCTCATCTTGTGTTGTACAGTACAAGCAATTAATGCACATCTATCTGAACTGAACTGAACTGAACAAAACAAACAAGACACTACTGAATATCCAAATTCAAACCAACAGATCTAGGTCAAACATCATATAACAAACCAATAATTACATACACAAATCACATAACAACAAGACAATAATGATAATCGAATATTAAAAAGTAGTAAACCTTGCAAGCACGATTCTTGATGACGATGTGGCCGCCTTTGCGGATGGTACCGGCTTGCTGAGGGTAGGTTTTGGAAGCACCTGCATCGGCCTTTGATTCAAACTGATGCTCTTCGTCCGACATACTTAGCTTTTCAAGGTGTAGGGATCCAACTGAAGAGCTGACTGCAGAGGCGTAGATGATATGTTATGTGTGTGTATCGAGGGTTTACTATGCGGGTGTGGGCGGTCCGGATATCTATTAGCCGAGTTGAGTTGAGTGACTCGGCCACGTGCATAGCATGCCCAACCATGTTTTAAAAAGTTATCACTTGGGTTGAAATGTTGTTGAATCACTAAATAAATTGCATGTTTTTGTTGTGTTTAGGATTCTTCTAACTTTTACCAAACTATAGTTTTAATCACTAGTTAGACTTCCTATGTTTTGTTGTGGGTATTCgattgctatggtttgatatgttatagtATTGGTATGATTTTGATACTCGGTATATTAGTCAAAAGAAATATGTCTAAGATTATATCAACACATGTTTTACATTTATCGGAAATCAAAAACTAAATACTGGTACTGATGTTGTTCGGCTAGTATTTGTTCGGTTACTGACATTCGATATAGCTTACGGTTAGAAAAAGTACTTTAGTGCGATACGTCAAGAAAACTATAAGAGCAAAGAATGTACTGCTACTAATGTTGTTTGGATGGTGTCGATTGGGTTCGTCGCATAAAGAACAAGAAAACAACTATACTTGACCAATTCATATTAAACTTTAATTGAATGATATATAAAGAATAAGCACGGCGCAAGGGTATATTCGAAATTATATAAAATCAAATATTATATTACTAGGTTAAGCACCCGTGTGATACACGGGCTAAATGATGTAACATACTATAAACGGTAAGGTAAGAAAAGGTAAAACTAATTGAGTAACGTAATAAAGATTACAACTTAACAAAAAAACCAACCATATAATCCAAGTCTAAATAATGTGAAAAGGACTAAGCAAAATAAAACAAAGTCAATATTTAGAAAAATCCGTAACAAAATGCAACGATCCCGTTCAACATCTTATAACAGTCGAAGTGAGTTCTAATATACTTTTAGATTCGAAAAACATAAACTCCAATTCGTCCAAAGCTACCAGCTGCAAATTTCAACAACTTTCTTCAAACCTTTAAGATTGTATCTTGGATTACCCTTTAAGATATCCATTCTAATATCAACACGTCACTGATGACCATCCTTGTCCTTCACTATTAATTGAAGCATTTTATCTAAACCATTTTTAATAATCTATGTTAAAAGAAAATAAGAATTAAAATTAGaacaagaaaataaaagtaaatgaaTATGAAATATAAAAAATGGAAGGGTTACAAAATTGTTTTAAGTGGCACGCTAAGGAAAACACCGGCATCTTCTTGCTTGATATTATTATGGACAACATCAACAACCATAATATCATCACACGGTTCATCATTAGAAACTTGAATGATATCAAGGGCAACTTGTTGCATAACCTAGTCAACTAATCTTGTGGAGGACAAACCAAATCCTCACAAGAATTAAAAACTGTCATCTCAAACTTTAAAGCATAAAGTAAATCAAATATAATAAAATGTCCATCAATTATTGACATATCTGGTGTTTGATACCACTCCAACCATTAGTGATGTAAACTTCTTCACCATTTTTTTGCTTATAGATCCAAATAGTTAGGGTTTCCATCTTGTCACACCCGACCAcataggacaacaaaccgtggcggaaacgtcggggagtgttgcaacagaagctattgtttcacaaccatggatacaaaatagttttgttttattgataaaattaatcattacattgtcttaacacatagaacaaaaaagttttatatcgtctatcatagttattatgtcactaaggccttgtccagatcctacgtgacgcatgcatcctagaaaccacatcaagcaacaacacctgaaacatatgtaaaaacttagtcagcaaagaaatgctggcgagtacataggttttataagagtatcggaatcatggctcgtttatatgttgcagtactttattagactacaagagtcaaaatacaaacctcgttttgaaaaatgtatcgcaacatagttaaccaactcaaatcaagttgattatggtttataaaatctcgtagccatgcttcttaaccccaaaaaaaatttgttttagataaaccaacttgtaaaacatcttgtaaaaactcgttaaaaactcgtatggtttatatcctttagaaaacatcgtttgtgtgacattgtttcaaaatcgtttacccaagtgaactaaataacgccacggtatgtaatatgttgaaaacacttatatatagaaagtaccagcggcgtatccaccatgcttataGATCCAAACAGTTAGGGTTTCCATCTCATTCAAATCATGTCAGATCACGAAGATCACAAATCTGAGTCATTGATGGAGAAAATATCGAAGAAAGTACAGATCTCAAGAAtgattcttcctcatcatcagattcagatgaCGATAACAATATTTCAGCGATTAAGTGAAAGTGAAGATCTGAAGAGGTGTCTGGTGGTGCGGTCTAGGGTTTACTGCTTCAAGTAAAGAACGATAACTGCGGTGGAGGTTCTTGACGGTAACTGGGTTTTGCTATAAGCACAGTTCTTATCCTTTATTTTTGGTATATGACCGGGGTTTGAGATTAGGAGGAGAGGGGTGGAGAGAGGGTTGAAAGAGGTTGGAAGAGGTGGGAAGACAATGGACCATGTCTGTGTGGGGAAGAGGACGCGCAGAGGTTTGAAGacattttttaatgaaatgtcttctaAAAACAAACGGTCTGCAGAGCTaaacgtctgcgcgtggtctgcacgacgcagacataagaggtcagaagagatttttctaaaaaaacaaacaccccctaaatcATTTTGATAAAAGTCCTTTTTGAGTGAAATAAACAATCCCAGACACCTACTAAAATTCAATTTCTTTTTTTAATCATAAAAGCATATGTAATGGTCAAGCCCCATAAACTCCATAGATGTGAGGTTATACGACTCGTAGCAAATGTGTAAGGGGGGTAGGGGCGCAGGGGCGCTCCACTAGTGATGAATTTCATCACTcataacatccaatcaagtttcgCAACGTCATCGAGttttattccatcactagtgatggattttagtggaaatgcccattactagtgatggttttttttttattaaattataaataaacaataaaacaataaaattaaacattcattaaaataaaaaacaatatttctaAAACAATAAAGTTATGCGGATATCGAATCTCTGCCACCCACTTTCCCCAATTCCTCTGTATAACTCCAGGGTGTTGAGTTTTCTCCAgttaagaccgtggggtatggtggtgtggggtgtaacaacccgcactttcatgcgttgttactactcgatatacTCCTTACACCtggcaccagagattcggatcatactGTACCCACATCAGTTACATCACTATATCGCAATATTTTAGCATATTTTCGCACATTCTATCACTATCACATCACGTTAcacttgctgacaaccacgaagatgtcaagtgaggaccaattctatcCTCCTTGATAGCCGTAATGTGTCACAGTGCAACTAATTACTAAAATACATCA
This genomic stretch from Helianthus annuus cultivar XRQ/B chromosome 8, HanXRQr2.0-SUNRISE, whole genome shotgun sequence harbors:
- the LOC110911793 gene encoding eukaryotic translation initiation factor 5A, encoding MSDEEHQFESKADAGASKTYPQQAGTIRKGGHIVIKNRACKVVEVSTSKTGKHGHAKCHFVAIDIFNGKKLEDIVPSSHNCDVPHVSRTDYQLIDISEDGFVSLLTENGNTKDDLKLPTDDALLTQIKDGFAEGKDLVVSVMSAMGEEQICALKDIGPK